Proteins found in one Drosophila busckii strain San Diego stock center, stock number 13000-0081.31 chromosome 2R, ASM1175060v1, whole genome shotgun sequence genomic segment:
- the LOC108595907 gene encoding endoplasmic reticulum metallopeptidase 1-like — protein MIPLLFYVVALAFNLLTTLHDRGYAWSAVIKATQIIPFLYGSYHIYLFVVALVPMQGRSGFASNPDILIAGLVALGTVLSLSFVIPLINTFRRPSTVIFTLLAINAVGMYLATSTQIGFPYRPKTNVQRVSYMAVRNRFYEYDGTLSNDESGYLFNFYDRRMEKPFLGTRVNLTGLQSMTTRCQKHMMCGMPYVRNHQQNRFLPRTEPVVPPGSTTLELVNKTMVNATVARFVFEMTGPPYMSIFFQPYEDVKIVNLSFPGDYLQKPPPYPLAYHIYIVCGKDRSPIVFSIDLMKSDADFEVPVLQLGTSGRWDADKGDAETARFASTFPSFTMVDQWIASYERYIY, from the exons atgaTTCCACTTTTGTTCTACGTGGTGGCCTTGGCTTTCAATCTGTTGACTACTTTGCATGATCGCGGCTATGCTTGGTCTGCAGTGATCAAGGCAACTCAGATTATTCCTTTCCTTTATGGCAGCTATCATATCTATCTTTTCGTCGTGGCTTTGGTGCCCATGCAGGGACGTTCTGGCTTTGCATCAAATCCAGATATATTGATTGCAGGTCTTGTTGCTTTGGGTACAGTGCTTTCTCTCAGCTTTGTg atacCCCTTATCAACACATTCCGTCGCCCAAGCACCGTGATTTTCACACTTCTTGCCATCAACGCTGTAGGAATGTATTTGGCTACCAGCACCCAAATTGGTTTCCCCTATCGTCCAAAGACCAATGTACAACGCGTTTCTTATATGGCTGTTAGAAATCGTTTCTATGAATACGATGGCACTCTAAGCAACGATGAGTCTGGTTATCTATTCAACTTTTACGATCGTCGCATGGAAAAACCTTTCCTAGGAACCAGAGTTAACCTAACTGGCCTGCAGAGCATGACTACAAGGTGCCAGAAGCATATGATGTGTGGCATGCCTTATGTTAGAAATCATCAACAAAACCGTTTCTTGCCACGCACTGAGCCTGTTGTGCCACCGGGCTCAACAACACTTGAGCTGGTTAATAAGACAATGGTTAATGCTACCGTAGCGCGTTTTGTGTTCGAAATGACGGGTCCACCATATATGAGCATATTCTTCCAACCCTATGAGGATGtaaaaattgtcaatttgTCATTCCCCGGAGACTACTTGCAGAAACCACCACCATATCCGTTGGCCTATCATATTTACATTGTCTGCGGCAAAGACAGATCACCAATTGTATTCTCCATTGATTTAATG AAATCTGATGCTGACTTCGAGGTGCCAGTCCTTCAACTGGGCACATCTGGACGTTGGGATGCTGACAAGGGTGATGCTGAAACTGCCAGATTTGCTTCCACATTCCCTTCGTTTACAATGGTAGATCAATGGATAGCTAGTTAtgaaagatatatatattag
- the LOC108594922 gene encoding endoplasmic reticulum metallopeptidase 1-like: MGDKEQLMSDECLESSKNVVRKQPAAKVPWYFANGFLLFWGLLFFAVVIPRMYKLPQANTMEDAKKGVFIAERAYKNLYHLANIGPKVTGTEENEVQALNFILKELEAIKAASLQDLFDIEIEVAQSSGAWVRGTYLNMYQGVQNIVVKFSTKNSTSETYLLVNSHFDSGPGSPGAADAGCMVVTMLEVLRVMSTTRQRFDHPIIFLLNGGEELGLHGGHAFMTTHRYAKYCKAVINLEAAGSGGKEVLFQSGPRHAWLMKYYKKFAKHPLATAMAEEIYQSGIIPSNTDFTTFSKYMPGFDFAQFINGYVYHTKYDALDRIPRESLQNTGDNILSIVRGMANATELYDTAAYKSGTTVFFDFLGLTLVQYPLATAKNLNFGVAAAAVLLVFISMWRMSSMSEVTICNVIVRFILVLVLQLVSFVLSLALPVAVAYVFDMFGMSLTYYSTPWLMICLYVCPILCSASY, encoded by the exons ATGGGAGACAAGGAGCAGCTG ATGTCTGACGAGTGTTTGGAATCAAGCAAAAATGTGGTTAGAAAGCAGCCTGCTGCCAAAGTGCCTTGGTACTTTGCCAACGGTTTTCTCCTCTTCTGGGGACTTTTGTTCTTTGCCGTTGTAATACCCCGCATGTATAAACTGCCCCAGGCCAACACTATGGAAGATGCCAAAAAGGGAGTTTTTATAGCCGAACGTGCCTACAAAAATCTTTACCATCTGGCAAACATTGGCCCCAAGGTTACAGGAACTGAGGAAAATGAAGTTCAGGCGCTCAACTTTATACTAAAAGAGCTGGAGGCTATAAAGGCGGCCTCGTTGCAGGATCTTTTTGATATAGAAATTGAAGTAGCCCAAAGTTCAGGCGCTTGGGTACGCGGTACTTATCTCAATATGTATCAAGGCGTGCAAAACATTGTGGTCAAGTTCTCCACAAAGAATTCAACAAGTGAAACATATCTGCTTGTCAACAGTCATTTTGACTCTGGGCCAGGATCACCTGGAGCTGCGGATGCTGGCTGCATGGTGGTCACCATGTTGGAAGTACTGCGTGTTATGTCCACCACCAGGCAAAGATTTGATCATCCCATTATTTTTCTATTGAATGGTGGCGAAGAACTGGGTTTGCATGGCGGACATGCGTTCATGACAACACACAGATATGCCAAGTACTGCAA agcTGTGATCAACTTGGAAGCCGCTGGCAGCGGTGGCAAGGAAGTGCTTTTCCAGAGTGGTCCCAGACACGCCTGGTTAATGAAGTATTACAAGAAATTTGCTAAACATCCTTTAGCTACAGCTATGGCTGAGGAGATCTATCAATCCGGCATTATACCTTCCAATACGGACTTTACCACATTCAGCAAATACATGCCAGGCTTTGATTTTGCTCAGTTCATCAATGGATATGTGTATCATACCAAATATGATGCATTGGATAGAATACCACGAGAATCTTTACAGAATACCGGTGATAATATATTGAGCATAGTACGCGGCATGGCAAATGCCACTGAGCTGTATGATACTGCG GCTTACAAAAGCGGAACTACTGTCTTCTTTGACTTCTTGGGCCTGACTCTGGTGCAATATCCCCTTGCCACCGCCAAGAATTTGAACTTtggtgttgcagctgctgcagtgctGCTGGTCTTCATTTCCATGTGGCGCATGTCGTCCATGTCTGAAGTCACCATTTGCAACGTGATTGTCCGTTTTATCCTCGTGCTTGTTCTACAACTCGTCAGCTTCGTGTTGAGTTTAGCGTTGCCTGTAGCTGTGGCTTATGTTTTTGACATGTTTGGCATGTCCTTGACTTACTACAGTACTCCTTGGTTGATGATTTGCCTGTACGTGTGCCCCATACTTTGTTCAGCTTcttattaa